A genomic region of Dama dama isolate Ldn47 unplaced genomic scaffold, ASM3311817v1 ptg000183l, whole genome shotgun sequence contains the following coding sequences:
- the LOC133053715 gene encoding testis-specific Y-encoded protein 3-like, with product MQAPGGVPSEEATLYWVEAVEEGATLEEGEISGIGQEVQLLVLDVMEEVELVVYEEQEQVSSEEQCQEHPRPGAPSDQPALEALATLQLELEPVNKKAQRVHARLKHKNCQRRMLNLEHRSAITQGIRGFWIKVFTNPQMSCLMTKQEQDMLHFMTNLKVEELWHPTHHCMITLSFQRNRYFQKEVIVKKYLINVTGKRYQVSCSTPIQWHQGFERKAYSRRNHNSSVNFFNWLSDHSFTGSDQIAEVIIKDLWPNPLQYYVRRKAPA from the exons ATGCAGGCCCCAGGTGGTGTGCCAAGCGAGGAGGCCACCCTCTACTGGgtggaggcagtggaggaaggtgctaccctggaggagggagagatatCGGGAATCGGGCAGGAAGTCCAGCTGCTGGTGTTAGACGTCATGGAGGAGGTGGAGCTGGTGGTGTACGAGGAGCAGGAGCAGGTGTCCTCGGAGGAGCAGTGCCAGGAACATCCAAGGCCCGGAGCTCCGAGTGACCAGCCTGCACTGGAGGCGCTGGCGACCCTGCAGCTGGAGCTGGAGCCTGTGAATAAGAAAGCCCAAAGGGTGCACGCTCGCCTGAAACATAAGAACTGTCAGAGGCGGATGCTGAATCTAGAACACAGAAGTGCCATCACCCAGGGAATCCGTGGTTTCTGGATTAAAGTT TTTACGAACCCCCAAATGTCATGTCTGATGACCAAACAAGAGCAAGACATGCTTCACTTCATGACCAACTTAAAG GTGGAGGAACTCTGGCATCCCACTCATCACTGCATGATCACATTGTCCTTTCAGAGGAATAGGTATTTCCAAAAAGAAGTAATTGTTAAGAAATATCTCATTAACGTCACTGGTAAGAG ATACCAAGTATCCTGTTCCACTCCAATTCAGTGGCACCAGGGGTTTGAACGTAAGGCATACAGCCGCAGGAACCACAACAGCAGCGTTAACTTCTTCAACTGGCTCTCTGACCACAGCTTCACAGGATCTGACCAGATTGCTGAG GTCATCATAAAGGATCTGTGGCCCAATCCTTTGCAGTACTATGTGAGGAGGAAGGCTCCAGCATGA